A single genomic interval of Plantibacter sp. Leaf314 harbors:
- a CDS encoding zinc-binding dehydrogenase: MRALRITAPNTATVLDRPDPQPGPDDVLIRIERAGICGTDVALFRGTMPYLADGRTTLPLQPGHEWAGRVVAVGDDVTTATPGDLVTGDTFIGCGHCERCTSGRHHLCPEHLELGVLGQLDGALAELLVLPERAVHRLPPGVEADLGAMVEPASCSLRGVRLTEAGPGDRVLVWGAGTLGMFAALFAAESGATVTVAARRESDRGFAAGFGLDTRDPAELGDERFDVIIEATGSGEVTRRLLDNATAGVRIALLGVPAGDAGLPSGTLIARDATVHAVLGGSASIDEAVSRFATMPDTVRRLIGTVITLDEVPQVLADGLPRATGAGPKTQIRF, encoded by the coding sequence ATGAGAGCCCTACGCATCACCGCCCCGAACACGGCGACCGTCCTCGACCGACCGGACCCGCAGCCCGGCCCCGACGACGTCCTCATCCGCATCGAACGCGCCGGAATCTGCGGCACCGACGTCGCCCTCTTCCGCGGCACGATGCCCTACCTGGCCGACGGCCGCACCACGCTCCCGCTCCAACCCGGGCACGAGTGGGCGGGCCGCGTGGTCGCGGTGGGCGACGACGTCACCACGGCGACCCCGGGAGACCTCGTCACGGGCGACACCTTCATCGGCTGCGGACACTGCGAACGCTGCACATCCGGACGCCACCACCTCTGCCCGGAACACCTCGAACTCGGCGTGCTCGGCCAACTCGACGGCGCCCTCGCGGAACTCCTCGTCCTCCCCGAACGCGCCGTGCACCGCCTCCCACCAGGCGTCGAAGCCGACCTCGGTGCGATGGTCGAGCCGGCCTCCTGCTCGCTCCGCGGCGTCCGCCTCACCGAGGCCGGCCCCGGCGACCGCGTACTCGTGTGGGGCGCGGGGACCCTCGGCATGTTCGCCGCACTCTTCGCCGCCGAGTCCGGAGCCACCGTCACCGTCGCCGCCCGACGCGAATCCGACCGGGGGTTCGCAGCCGGGTTCGGCCTCGACACCCGCGATCCGGCGGAGCTCGGCGACGAACGGTTCGACGTCATCATCGAGGCGACCGGCTCCGGCGAGGTCACCCGTCGCCTGCTCGACAACGCCACCGCGGGCGTCCGCATCGCCCTCCTCGGGGTGCCCGCCGGAGACGCCGGCCTCCCCTCCGGCACGCTCATCGCCCGCGATGCGACCGTCCACGCCGTCCTCGGCGGCTCGGCCTCCATCGACGAAGCCGTCAGCCGGTTCGCCACCATGCCCGACACCGTCCGACGCCTGATCGGCACCGTGATCACCCTCGACGAGGTCCCGCAGGTGCTCGCCGACGGACTCCCCCGGGCGACGGGAGCCGGACCGAAGACGCAGATCCGGTTCTGA
- a CDS encoding serine hydrolase: protein MSLQRSTPSAQHIDASGIEAFIDALEHLPNVEPHSLMLLRSGQVVAEGWWAPYSAERVHLLYSLSKSFTSTAVGFAVEEGLLSLDDTVISHFPELDAEVTDPRSRAMLVRHVLAMASGHREETIMRAAAIDPTNLVRGFLLLPPDEDPGTVFAYNQPCTYTAAAIIQRITGGTLTDYLRPRLLDPLGIGDFDWQRDDQGFELGYSGLHARTEAIASLGQLYLQRGVWEGRQLLPESWVAEATRSHIANGDDPESDWAQGYGFQFWIARHGFRGDGAYGQYCVVLPEHDVVLAVTGQSLDMQAVLNAAWEHLLPAFGRGDEAESVEGVSTDADANMDADQALLERLAGLALPPVSADQGGSAAENGAAEASLRDLVGRTFAADPGSALPQLTALEVASADGGQVLLVVQEGDDRVEVVPGFGEWRTHGPVVASAGWGADGGVLRVEVIFVETPHRMHLVVDPAAGTFDAWWETTPLRTSRLAEVRRPSEVVDGSGSSVW, encoded by the coding sequence ATGAGCCTGCAGCGAAGCACTCCGTCAGCCCAGCACATCGACGCCTCCGGGATCGAAGCCTTCATCGACGCCCTCGAGCACCTGCCGAACGTCGAACCGCACAGCCTCATGCTGCTGCGGTCCGGCCAGGTCGTCGCGGAGGGATGGTGGGCGCCGTACTCCGCGGAGCGCGTGCACCTGCTGTATTCGTTGAGTAAGAGCTTCACCTCCACCGCCGTCGGCTTCGCCGTCGAGGAGGGACTCCTCAGCCTCGACGACACCGTGATCAGCCACTTCCCGGAACTCGACGCCGAGGTGACCGACCCCCGGAGCCGCGCCATGCTCGTGCGGCATGTGCTCGCGATGGCGAGTGGTCACCGGGAGGAGACGATCATGCGGGCGGCGGCGATCGACCCGACGAACCTCGTCCGCGGGTTCCTGCTCCTGCCGCCCGACGAGGACCCCGGCACCGTCTTCGCGTACAACCAGCCGTGCACCTACACGGCCGCGGCGATCATCCAGCGCATCACCGGCGGGACGCTCACCGACTACCTGCGTCCTCGCCTGCTCGACCCACTGGGCATCGGTGACTTCGACTGGCAGCGGGACGACCAGGGTTTCGAGCTCGGCTACAGCGGGCTGCACGCGCGCACGGAGGCGATCGCGTCGCTCGGGCAGCTCTACCTGCAGCGCGGTGTCTGGGAGGGGCGGCAGCTGTTGCCCGAGTCCTGGGTGGCCGAGGCGACGAGGTCGCACATCGCGAACGGTGACGACCCGGAGTCGGATTGGGCGCAGGGGTACGGGTTCCAGTTCTGGATCGCGCGCCACGGGTTCCGAGGCGATGGTGCGTACGGCCAGTACTGCGTCGTGCTGCCGGAACACGACGTCGTCCTGGCGGTGACCGGTCAGAGCCTCGACATGCAGGCCGTCTTGAACGCCGCGTGGGAGCACCTGTTGCCGGCGTTCGGGCGTGGTGATGAGGCCGAGTCGGTGGAGGGCGTGAGCACGGACGCGGACGCGAACATGGACGCGGATCAGGCGCTGCTCGAGCGACTCGCCGGCCTGGCGCTGCCGCCGGTGTCGGCAGATCAGGGCGGCTCTGCCGCGGAGAACGGCGCAGCTGAGGCGTCACTGCGCGACTTGGTCGGGCGGACGTTCGCTGCCGATCCCGGTTCCGCCCTGCCGCAGCTGACGGCCCTCGAGGTGGCGTCGGCCGACGGCGGTCAGGTGCTGCTGGTCGTGCAGGAGGGTGATGACCGGGTGGAGGTCGTCCCCGGTTTCGGCGAGTGGCGGACGCACGGGCCGGTCGTGGCGAGTGCCGGGTGGGGTGCCGACGGTGGCGTGCTGCGGGTCGAGGTGATCTTCGTCGAGACTCCGCATCGGATGCATCTCGTCGTCGATCCGGCGGCGGGCACCTTCGACGCGTGGTGGGAGACGACGCCGCTGCGGACGTCGCGGCTCGCCGAGGTGCGGCGTCCGAGTGAGGTCGTCGACGGTAGCGGTTCGTCCGTCTGGTGA
- a CDS encoding DNA/RNA non-specific endonuclease — MTGFDSGFLDIDEPLALPAPNDPQERARLRRLDYTHFSVLLDPDRRLAAATGVDIDGAALLDLGRGDDWHLDERIPAGEQAGPELYARNDLDRGHLVRRRDPVWGPADVARRANVDTFCYTNAAPQAADFNQSLELWNGLEDLVLEYASAGRLRLSVFTGPVFADDDPLYRGIRIPKRFWKVAAWSSAGALAASGYLLDQSAQLDDIDLDEPTATGDRDDDAVPPLGPFRTFQLPILDLVSITGLDFGPLSRADVLEAAPATVRPDVDTWIELKRPDDLRF; from the coding sequence ATGACCGGCTTTGATTCAGGCTTCCTCGACATCGACGAACCGCTCGCCCTCCCGGCCCCGAACGACCCGCAGGAACGTGCTCGACTCCGGCGCCTCGACTACACGCACTTCTCCGTCCTCCTCGACCCCGACCGCCGGCTCGCAGCAGCCACCGGGGTCGACATCGACGGCGCCGCCCTGCTCGACCTGGGTCGCGGCGACGACTGGCACCTCGACGAGCGCATCCCGGCCGGCGAGCAGGCCGGGCCGGAGCTCTACGCACGGAACGACCTCGACCGCGGCCACCTCGTGCGCCGCCGGGACCCGGTGTGGGGTCCTGCGGACGTCGCCCGCCGGGCCAACGTCGACACCTTCTGCTACACGAACGCCGCTCCGCAGGCCGCGGACTTCAACCAGTCCCTCGAGCTGTGGAACGGCCTCGAGGACCTCGTCCTCGAGTACGCCTCGGCGGGGCGGCTGCGACTGTCCGTCTTCACGGGCCCCGTGTTCGCCGACGACGATCCGCTCTACCGTGGCATCCGCATCCCCAAGCGGTTCTGGAAGGTGGCGGCGTGGTCGTCGGCCGGTGCGCTCGCGGCCTCCGGCTACCTCCTCGACCAGTCCGCGCAGCTCGACGACATCGACCTCGACGAGCCGACGGCCACGGGTGATCGCGATGACGACGCCGTACCGCCACTTGGCCCGTTCCGTACCTTCCAGCTGCCGATCCTCGACCTCGTGAGCATCACGGGCCTCGACTTCGGGCCGTTGAGCCGGGCGGACGTCCTGGAAGCCGCCCCGGCGACCGTCCGGCCCGACGTCGACACCTGGATCGAACTGAAACGGCCCGACGACCTGCGGTTCTGA
- a CDS encoding LacI family DNA-binding transcriptional regulator: MRRHTIDTDADITVPTLIAVAALAGVSKSTASRVINGSSQVTPEAVASVNAAVEQLHYVPNRAARSLVRRRAQTIAMVIPQRTAEFFADPYFAEVIQGAAMYASSTDYTLTLLIESDVDPDKTRRFLTGGNVDGALVLSHHTSMQAYAKLAASLPVVFGVRGLEPTDPPGHVVDVDNVEAGALATRRLVEAGRRDIATITGPLDTAAGVDRLAGWRRALGAAGLEPGLQEEGDFTPTSGARAMERLLAAGRPVDAVFAASAQMATGALGVLRDRGIPVPVRIAMTSVDDNVFAADAYPALTTVDLRTAEKGALLVQTLHRLIAGEDVPEMTTIPCGLVERDSV, translated from the coding sequence CTGAGGAGACACACCATCGACACCGATGCGGACATCACCGTCCCAACACTCATCGCGGTCGCGGCGCTCGCCGGCGTCTCGAAGTCCACCGCCTCCCGGGTCATCAACGGATCCTCCCAGGTGACCCCGGAGGCGGTGGCCTCCGTGAACGCCGCCGTCGAGCAACTGCACTACGTGCCCAACCGCGCGGCCCGCAGCCTCGTCCGCCGGCGGGCGCAGACGATCGCGATGGTCATCCCGCAGCGCACGGCGGAGTTCTTCGCCGACCCGTACTTCGCCGAGGTCATCCAGGGCGCCGCCATGTACGCCTCGTCGACCGACTACACGCTGACGCTCCTCATCGAGTCCGACGTCGACCCCGACAAGACGCGTCGGTTCCTCACGGGCGGCAACGTCGACGGGGCGCTGGTGCTGTCCCATCACACGAGCATGCAGGCGTACGCCAAGCTCGCGGCCTCACTCCCGGTGGTCTTCGGGGTCCGTGGGCTTGAGCCGACGGACCCGCCAGGGCACGTGGTCGACGTCGACAACGTGGAGGCGGGTGCGCTCGCGACGCGACGGCTCGTCGAGGCGGGGCGGCGTGACATCGCGACGATCACCGGTCCGCTCGACACCGCGGCGGGCGTCGACCGTCTGGCGGGGTGGCGACGCGCGCTGGGTGCCGCCGGGCTCGAGCCGGGGCTCCAGGAGGAGGGCGACTTCACGCCCACGAGCGGTGCCCGGGCGATGGAGCGGTTGCTGGCCGCCGGGCGGCCGGTCGATGCGGTGTTCGCGGCATCCGCGCAGATGGCGACGGGGGCGCTCGGGGTGCTGCGCGACCGGGGGATCCCGGTGCCTGTGCGGATCGCGATGACCTCGGTCGACGACAACGTGTTCGCGGCGGACGCCTACCCGGCGTTGACGACCGTCGACCTCCGCACCGCTGAGAAGGGGGCGCTGCTCGTGCAGACCCTCCACCGGCTGATCGCCGGTGAGGACGTCCCCGAGATGACGACGATCCCGTGCGGGTTGGTGGAGCGCGACTCCGTGTGA
- a CDS encoding L-aspartate oxidase produces the protein MSASRAASPKESPVHEQRLSTSVLVIGTGGSGLRAAIELAERGVDVIAVGKRQKADAHTSLAAGGINAALATIDPEDSWQQHAADTLKESYLLANPHTVQIVTEGAARGIEDLERYGMPFAREEDGRISQRFFGAHTFRRTAFAGDYTGLEIQRTLVNRAAQLDIPILDTVYITRLLVRDNVIFGAYGFDLETGTRYLIHADAVILAAGGHNRIWRRTSSRRDENTGDSFRLAVEAGGRIRDPELVQFHPSGLIEPENAAGTLVSEAARGEGGILRNGLGERFMARYDPERMELSTRDRVALAAYTEIKEGRGTPNGGVLLDVSHLPRETIMRRLPRVYQTLLELQMLDITTTPIEIAPTAHYSMGGVWVRPEDHGTDVDGLYAIGEASSGLHGANRLGGNSLIELLVFGRIVGEAAAQYSAGLEAHVRSAEAVDEARAEIDGLLASDGPENVRALQRAIRNTMTEHAGVVRDEAGLLAGLAELDAIEARIADVGVHPDIAGFQDLAHAFDLKSAALAARATLEAALERRETRGCHNRSDFPELDEELQVNLVWSGRGRIEREAIPAIPAEIQELMQDVSVVGKLVE, from the coding sequence GTGAGCGCATCACGCGCCGCATCGCCGAAGGAGTCCCCCGTGCACGAGCAACGCCTGTCCACCTCCGTCCTCGTCATCGGAACGGGCGGCTCCGGCCTCCGCGCAGCGATCGAACTCGCCGAACGGGGTGTCGACGTCATCGCCGTCGGCAAGCGTCAGAAGGCCGACGCGCACACCTCGCTCGCGGCCGGCGGGATCAACGCGGCCCTCGCGACGATCGACCCCGAGGACTCCTGGCAGCAGCACGCCGCAGACACCCTCAAGGAGAGCTACCTGCTCGCCAACCCGCACACCGTGCAGATCGTGACCGAGGGGGCAGCCCGCGGGATCGAGGACCTCGAGCGGTACGGCATGCCCTTCGCCCGCGAGGAGGACGGCCGGATCTCGCAGCGGTTCTTCGGCGCCCACACCTTCCGACGCACGGCCTTCGCCGGCGACTACACCGGACTCGAGATCCAGCGCACGCTCGTGAACCGGGCGGCGCAGTTGGACATCCCGATCCTCGACACCGTCTACATCACGAGACTCCTGGTCCGCGACAACGTCATCTTCGGTGCGTACGGCTTCGACCTCGAGACCGGGACCCGCTACCTCATCCACGCCGACGCCGTCATCCTGGCGGCGGGTGGCCACAACCGCATCTGGCGGCGCACCTCCTCGCGCCGTGACGAGAACACCGGCGACTCGTTCCGCCTCGCGGTCGAGGCCGGCGGCAGGATCCGCGACCCCGAGCTCGTCCAGTTCCACCCCTCAGGCCTCATCGAGCCCGAGAACGCCGCGGGCACCCTCGTCTCCGAGGCGGCGCGCGGCGAGGGCGGCATCCTCCGCAACGGGCTCGGCGAGCGCTTCATGGCGCGGTACGACCCGGAGCGCATGGAGCTGTCGACCCGCGACCGCGTCGCCCTGGCCGCCTACACCGAGATCAAGGAGGGGCGCGGCACCCCGAACGGCGGCGTGCTCCTCGACGTCTCGCACCTGCCGCGCGAGACGATCATGCGCCGCCTGCCACGCGTCTACCAGACGCTGCTGGAGCTGCAGATGCTCGACATCACCACCACCCCGATCGAGATCGCCCCGACGGCGCACTACTCGATGGGCGGCGTGTGGGTGCGGCCCGAGGACCACGGGACGGACGTCGACGGGCTGTACGCGATCGGCGAGGCGTCATCCGGATTGCACGGCGCGAACCGGCTCGGCGGCAACTCCCTCATCGAACTGCTCGTGTTCGGGCGCATCGTCGGCGAGGCCGCAGCCCAGTATTCGGCGGGTCTCGAGGCCCACGTCCGTTCCGCCGAGGCGGTCGACGAGGCCCGGGCGGAGATCGACGGGCTCCTCGCCAGCGACGGACCCGAGAACGTGCGCGCCCTCCAGCGCGCGATCCGGAACACGATGACGGAGCACGCGGGGGTCGTCCGCGACGAAGCCGGGCTCCTCGCCGGGCTCGCCGAGCTCGACGCGATCGAGGCGCGGATCGCGGACGTCGGCGTCCACCCCGACATCGCTGGGTTCCAGGACCTCGCCCACGCCTTCGACCTGAAGTCGGCCGCGCTCGCGGCCCGCGCCACGCTCGAAGCGGCGCTCGAACGTCGCGAGACCCGCGGGTGCCACAACCGCTCCGACTTCCCGGAGCTCGACGAGGAGCTGCAGGTGAACCTCGTCTGGTCGGGGCGGGGCCGGATCGAGCGCGAGGCGATCCCCGCCATCCCCGCGGAGATCCAGGAGCTCATGCAGGACGTCTCCGTCGTCGGCAAGCTCGTGGAGTAG
- a CDS encoding HNH endonuclease signature motif containing protein: MTETTTFAVRAGDEYAAQLAEFSDEYAEIGRLRAVLDAREARLLAKSAAYADALADTVVPAVYPPAERRALSRRSTCAMLAMATRSSERTVLHATDDAERLVNEAPAVLAALEAGTISGRHARTITDQLREVPTVGRVSFLAEVLPIAERSTVARLKQRAKDLRERLHPESITARAVRSEADRRVEFEPASDGMAWVHLFTTAPIAQGIVERLESAASESRRAGDQRTCGQLQADALAALALTGVTPDDVASNPALPHPIEVQEHIKPTVQITVPALSMAGVSDAPATLDGYGPIDPEVAARIAVNAPSFTRILVQPETGAVLSVGRNQYRVPADLQRAVRLRDGTCRAPGCGRRARACDLDHSVAWQDGGTTDVGNLACLCRHHHRMKHLPGWNLDHQPDGVLDWTTPDGKHHRTAPDPAPF, from the coding sequence ATGACCGAGACCACCACCTTCGCAGTTCGAGCTGGCGACGAGTACGCCGCGCAGCTCGCGGAGTTCTCGGATGAGTACGCGGAGATCGGCCGGCTCCGCGCCGTGCTCGACGCGCGTGAAGCGCGCCTGCTCGCCAAATCTGCTGCGTACGCCGACGCCCTCGCAGACACGGTGGTCCCCGCCGTCTACCCACCCGCCGAGCGACGTGCACTCTCGCGACGCTCGACGTGCGCGATGCTCGCGATGGCGACGCGTTCGTCGGAGCGGACGGTCCTGCACGCGACGGACGACGCCGAGCGGCTCGTGAACGAGGCCCCCGCAGTGTTGGCGGCGCTCGAGGCGGGCACGATTTCCGGACGGCACGCGCGGACGATCACCGACCAACTGCGTGAGGTCCCGACCGTCGGCCGTGTCTCCTTCCTCGCCGAGGTCCTTCCCATCGCGGAACGGTCTACCGTTGCGCGGCTGAAGCAGCGCGCGAAGGATCTCCGCGAGCGACTCCACCCAGAATCCATCACCGCCCGCGCTGTGCGTTCCGAGGCGGACCGCCGCGTCGAGTTCGAGCCAGCTTCAGACGGTATGGCCTGGGTGCATCTGTTCACGACCGCGCCGATCGCGCAGGGCATCGTCGAGCGGCTTGAGAGTGCAGCGTCCGAATCACGTCGCGCGGGCGATCAGCGCACCTGCGGACAGCTCCAAGCCGACGCCCTCGCCGCGCTCGCCCTCACCGGCGTCACGCCAGACGATGTCGCGTCGAACCCGGCACTCCCGCACCCGATTGAAGTGCAGGAACACATCAAGCCCACCGTGCAGATCACCGTCCCGGCGCTCAGCATGGCCGGCGTCTCCGACGCACCCGCAACCCTCGACGGATACGGGCCGATCGACCCGGAGGTCGCAGCGCGGATCGCGGTGAACGCACCCTCCTTCACCCGGATCCTCGTCCAGCCCGAAACCGGAGCCGTCCTCTCCGTTGGGCGGAATCAGTACCGGGTGCCAGCCGATCTCCAACGGGCGGTGCGGCTCCGAGACGGCACCTGTCGCGCACCCGGCTGCGGCAGGCGCGCTAGAGCATGCGACCTCGACCATTCGGTCGCCTGGCAGGACGGCGGGACGACGGATGTCGGGAATCTCGCCTGCCTGTGCCGACATCATCACCGGATGAAGCACCTTCCCGGCTGGAACCTCGACCACCAGCCGGACGGCGTCCTCGACTGGACGACACCCGACGGCAAACACCACCGGACAGCCCCGGACCCCGCACCGTTCTGA
- a CDS encoding carbohydrate ABC transporter permease yields the protein MTSTATVRRPPAALTFRQKLNRFDYRASPYLYIAPFFILFALIGIFPIVYTFNVSLYEWHLLKGQGDFVGLDNYVSVLSDPFFWNAFGNTISIFLLSAVPQLVIATVIAALLDQTLRGRTFWRMSILLPYIVAPVAVAVIFLQIFNQYHGPIAGLLEAFGLDPIRWAFDVVPSHVAIASMVNWRWTGYNALILLAAMQAIPRDVYESAALDGANKIRRFWSITIPMIRPTLIFVVITSTIGGLQIFTEPKLFDPRSNGGSDRQFQTIVLYLYELAFPRRDFGRASATAWILFLVIILAGLINFAITRAIRTNDARPVRIAKVRDPLITTRAITTSTKRRAKTTSTTEQRGGRA from the coding sequence ATGACCAGCACCGCAACCGTCCGCCGGCCACCGGCCGCGCTGACCTTCAGACAGAAGCTGAACCGCTTCGACTACCGCGCGTCGCCGTACCTGTACATCGCGCCGTTCTTCATCCTCTTCGCCCTCATCGGCATCTTCCCGATCGTCTACACCTTCAACGTGTCGCTCTACGAGTGGCACCTGCTGAAGGGGCAGGGCGACTTCGTCGGACTCGACAACTACGTCTCGGTCCTCTCCGACCCGTTCTTCTGGAACGCGTTCGGCAACACGATCAGCATCTTCCTGCTGTCGGCCGTCCCGCAGCTCGTCATCGCGACGGTGATCGCGGCGCTCCTCGACCAGACGCTCCGCGGACGCACCTTCTGGCGGATGAGCATCCTGCTGCCGTACATCGTCGCGCCCGTCGCCGTCGCCGTCATCTTCCTGCAGATCTTCAACCAGTACCACGGACCGATCGCCGGGCTCCTCGAGGCGTTCGGGCTCGATCCGATCCGCTGGGCGTTCGATGTCGTCCCGTCCCATGTCGCGATCGCGAGCATGGTCAACTGGCGCTGGACCGGCTACAACGCCCTCATCCTCCTCGCGGCGATGCAGGCGATCCCGCGCGACGTCTACGAGTCGGCCGCCCTCGACGGCGCGAACAAGATCCGACGGTTCTGGTCGATCACGATCCCGATGATCCGGCCGACGCTCATCTTCGTCGTCATCACCTCGACGATCGGCGGGCTGCAGATCTTCACGGAACCGAAGCTCTTCGACCCGCGCAGCAACGGGGGATCGGACCGGCAGTTCCAGACGATCGTGCTCTACCTGTACGAGCTCGCCTTCCCGAGGCGCGACTTCGGGCGGGCCTCCGCGACGGCGTGGATCCTGTTCCTCGTGATCATCCTCGCCGGGCTGATCAACTTCGCGATCACCCGGGCGATCCGCACGAACGACGCGCGCCCCGTGCGCATCGCGAAGGTGCGCGACCCCCTCATCACGACGCGGGCGATCACCACGTCGACGAAGCGTCGCGCGAAGACCACGAGCACCACCGAGCAGCGAGGCGGACGAGCATGA
- a CDS encoding extracellular solute-binding protein has translation MTVNSTRRGIAAASIAGASILAVLASGCSSPAGGGGDEKITLSVTTFGTMGVDANYEQYMEEHPNITIEATNLEGGGAARDDAYAKIAAGTGLSDVVAIEEGWLGTISEVSDSFVDLRDYGIEDVKDTWLDWKYEQGTDAEGRVIGAGLDIGPQGICYRGDLFAAAGLPSDRAAVAEYLGGEDATWDRFFEVGEEYVAATGQAFYHSPRFFWNSFVNQQEEGYYKADGETLNIEGNDVLKEQFEKIVEAENAGLGAGLPGWDVGPEAKEGKFATYMCPSWMLGIVQGYYDEGTTDSGWDFADVMPGGAANWGGAFLGVAENSEHKEEAAELALWLASPEAQAASFELAGPFPSTLDGQELVKGSTNPFFNDAPVGEIFAARSEGVVAQVKGPEDSNIQDNVFGPILDRVSQGEITDGETAWNEAVKLLDQLVG, from the coding sequence GTGACTGTGAACAGCACGCGCCGCGGCATCGCCGCCGCATCCATCGCGGGGGCCTCGATCCTCGCCGTCCTGGCCAGCGGGTGCAGCTCGCCCGCAGGCGGTGGCGGAGACGAGAAGATCACCCTCTCGGTCACGACGTTCGGCACCATGGGCGTCGACGCCAACTACGAGCAGTACATGGAGGAGCACCCGAACATCACCATCGAGGCGACCAACCTCGAGGGCGGTGGAGCCGCGCGCGACGACGCCTACGCGAAGATCGCCGCGGGCACCGGCCTGAGCGACGTCGTCGCCATCGAGGAGGGCTGGCTCGGGACCATCTCCGAGGTGAGCGACTCCTTCGTCGACCTGCGGGACTACGGCATCGAGGACGTCAAGGACACCTGGCTCGACTGGAAGTACGAGCAGGGCACCGACGCCGAAGGCCGCGTGATCGGCGCCGGTCTCGACATCGGCCCGCAGGGCATCTGCTACCGAGGCGACCTCTTCGCCGCCGCCGGCCTGCCGAGCGACCGGGCCGCGGTCGCCGAGTACCTCGGCGGCGAGGACGCGACCTGGGACCGCTTCTTCGAGGTCGGTGAGGAGTACGTCGCCGCGACCGGCCAGGCGTTCTACCACAGCCCCCGATTCTTCTGGAACTCGTTCGTGAACCAGCAGGAGGAGGGCTACTACAAGGCCGACGGTGAGACCCTGAACATCGAGGGCAACGACGTGCTCAAGGAACAGTTCGAGAAGATCGTCGAGGCGGAGAACGCCGGCCTCGGTGCCGGTCTCCCCGGTTGGGACGTCGGCCCGGAGGCCAAGGAGGGCAAGTTCGCCACCTACATGTGCCCGAGCTGGATGCTCGGCATCGTGCAGGGCTACTACGACGAGGGCACGACCGACAGCGGCTGGGACTTCGCCGACGTGATGCCCGGCGGTGCGGCCAACTGGGGTGGCGCGTTCCTCGGTGTCGCCGAGAACTCCGAGCACAAGGAGGAGGCGGCCGAGCTCGCCCTCTGGCTCGCGTCCCCCGAGGCACAGGCTGCGTCGTTCGAACTCGCCGGACCGTTCCCGAGCACGCTCGACGGGCAGGAGCTCGTGAAGGGCTCCACCAACCCGTTCTTCAACGACGCACCGGTCGGCGAGATCTTCGCCGCACGATCCGAAGGCGTCGTCGCCCAGGTGAAGGGTCCTGAGGACTCCAACATCCAGGACAACGTGTTCGGTCCGATCCTCGACCGCGTGAGCCAGGGCGAGATCACCGACGGTGAGACCGCCTGGAACGAGGCGGTCAAGCTGCTCGACCAGCTCGTCGGCTGA
- a CDS encoding carbohydrate ABC transporter permease — translation MSTLMERTRTAPPVTSAEPQYRKGKDHERPGVLTYAILIAFFAVSAFPLWWSFVISSRQSSDTNLVPPAILPGPNFLSNATKVFESAPFLQALANSVIISGAITVSVVFFSTLAGYSFAKLKFRASNGLLLAVIATMAIPTQLGIIPLFMLMAEWQWVGTLQAVIIPGLVTAFGVFFMRQYLVDVIPDELIEAARVDGASMWGTFWHVALPAARPAMAVLALFTFMAAWTDFLWPLLVLGPRNPSVQTALAALSASGGQTPDHSLVLTGAVLSVIPLLILFILAGKQLVAGIMQGAVKG, via the coding sequence ATGAGCACCCTGATGGAACGCACCCGGACCGCACCACCGGTGACATCCGCGGAACCGCAGTACCGGAAGGGCAAGGACCACGAACGCCCCGGTGTCCTCACCTACGCCATCCTCATCGCCTTCTTCGCGGTCTCCGCGTTCCCGCTGTGGTGGTCGTTCGTCATCTCCAGCCGGCAGTCGTCCGACACCAACCTGGTGCCGCCGGCGATCCTCCCCGGCCCGAACTTCCTCAGCAACGCCACGAAGGTGTTCGAGTCGGCGCCCTTCCTCCAAGCCCTCGCGAACAGTGTCATCATCTCGGGCGCGATCACCGTCTCCGTCGTCTTCTTCTCCACGCTCGCGGGGTACTCCTTCGCGAAGCTGAAGTTCCGGGCGAGCAACGGCCTGCTGCTCGCCGTCATCGCCACCATGGCCATCCCCACCCAGCTCGGCATCATCCCGCTGTTCATGCTCATGGCCGAATGGCAGTGGGTCGGGACACTGCAGGCCGTCATCATCCCGGGACTCGTCACCGCGTTCGGCGTGTTCTTCATGCGCCAATACCTCGTCGACGTCATCCCCGACGAGCTCATCGAAGCGGCGCGGGTCGACGGCGCCTCCATGTGGGGCACGTTCTGGCACGTCGCCCTCCCGGCCGCACGCCCAGCGATGGCGGTCCTCGCCCTCTTCACCTTCATGGCCGCGTGGACGGACTTCCTCTGGCCGCTCCTCGTGCTCGGACCGCGGAACCCGAGCGTGCAGACGGCGCTCGCCGCACTGAGCGCCAGCGGGGGACAGACGCCCGACCACTCGCTCGTCCTCACCGGCGCGGTGCTGTCGGTCATCCCCCTGCTGATCCTCTTCATCCTCGCGGGCAAGCAGTTGGTCGCCGGGATCATGCAGGGCGCGGTCAAGGGGTGA